ATGGCGCTCCACGAAAGGCACAACGAAACGCGCCTCCAAGCCGGGCGCCGGGTGCGGACGCCTAAGAGACAGTGCGGTGTAGAGCGCTAGCGAGCGAGACGTGTCCGCCCTGGTCAGGCGATAGAGCGCATTGAGCAGGTCATGCGGCTTGCCAAGCCCCAAGGGGGCCGCCACGCGCAAGTCCGGACCAATCCTCTCGGCGATCTGTTGTGCGCATGCTTCGGTGTCGGTATGACATTGCTCTGGCGACATGGATCCACATGGCAGGGGCGATATTGCGTATTGGTGACACGCCTGAAGTGAATACGGCTTGAAGAAGCCCCGAACCCATGTCCTACACTCAGCCCATGAGCCACCATGCCGCCCCCGTCCATGCCCGCTTGCTCGCCGAACAGGCATTGAGTCGAGCCGCGGGCGCGCCCCTGTTGACGGGCAATCGCGCCGAACTGCTGATCGATGCCGCCGCGCACTACGACGCGTGGCTGACCGCGATCCGTGGAGCAAAGGAGCGCGTGCTGCTGGAGAACTACATCATCCGCGATGACGCTATCGGCCAGGCTTTTCGCGAGGCCCTGGTCGAATGCGCAAAACGCGGCGTGTTCGTGGCCGTAGTCTACGACTGGCTAGGCTGCAAGGGACAGTCGCGGGATCGTTTCTGGGCGCCGTTGCGTGCCGCTGGCGGCCAGGTGCGCGCATTCAACCCGCCCCAGTTCGGGCAGCCGTTCGGCTGGATAAGCCGCGACCACCGCAAGCTGCTGGTGGTCGACGGCACGCAAGGGTTTCTCTCCGGCGTATGCATCAGCGAGAAGTGGCTGGGCGATCCCGCCAAGAGCATTGCCCCATGGCGCGACACCGGAGTCGCCTTGCTCGGCCCCGCAGTGGCTGAGCTGGAACATGCCTTCGCCGAAAGTTGGGCCAACATCGGCACGCCGCTCTCACCGTTTGCCGCGGCAGCGGGCGACGACACCGGCAACGTGGCGCTACGGGTGATCGCCACACAGCCGGCCACCGCCGGCATGTACCGCCTGGATCAGCTCATCGCCGCCATGGCACGCAAGACGCTATGGCTCACCGATGCGTACTTCATCGGCGTAGCCCCTTACGTGCAGGCGTTGGCCGCAGCGGCGCGCGACGGCGTGGATGTCCGCCTGCTGGTACCCGGCAGCAGCGACATCCCGGTCGTGGCTGGCATGTCACGCGCGGGTTACCGCCCCCTACTCAAGGCGGGCATCCGCGTGTTCGAGTGGAACGGCTCCATGCTGCACGCCAAAACCGCCGTCGCGGATGGGTTGTGGGCACGCGTGGGCTCCTCCAACCTCAACCTCGCCAGTTGGCTGAGCAATCGCGAGATCGATGTGGCGGTCGAAGACACCGGCTTTGCGCAACAGCTCGCCGAGCAATACGAGCGCGACCTGGAAAACGCCACGGAGATCGTGCTTGCGCCGGGACGCTGGCGCCGCCATGCCGACCACGTGCAAACCAGTGCTGACCGACCGCCTCGCACCCGCCACGTAGGCGGCAGCTCCGGACGCGCCGCGGCCGGTGCGCTGCGTATCGCCAACACCATGGGCGCAGCTCTCACCGATCGACGCGTGCTGGGCGATACCGCGACAGGGCCGCTGTTGACCGGCGCTATCGTGCTGAGCCTGCTGGCGGTCGTGGCCGTTTTTTGGCCTGCGGTCATCGGCTGGCCCCTGGCCATACTGGCGGCCTGGCTCGCCATGAACTTCGGCGCCAGGGCATGGCGTCTGCGCAGGCGCTTCAAGCGGCGCGCCGCTGAACTCGACGATGCAGGGTAGCTGCCAACACCCAATGAATACAGTGAGATAGGCGCTATGCCTTAGGCCGCGACTGCGCTTGATGGGGCAAGCGAATGTAATCCCTGCATTCCCCATGCTAGGCTCGCCCCTTCATGCGCTCGTCCGACGACTACAGCCCCGACCAGGCCGGCCCGCCGCCGCGCCAGATCCTGACGCCCAGTTCGCTCAACCGACTGGTGCGGGATCTGCTGGAAGACGCACTGCCGCTGATCTGGATTGAAGGCGAGCTGTCGAACGTTGCTCGGCCAGCTTCAGGGCATCTGTATTTCACCCTGAAAGACGCCAACGCCCAGGTGCGTTGCGCCATGTTTCGCCCCAAGACCACCTGGCTGAAATTCCGCCCCGGCGACGGCATGCATGTACTGGTGCGAGCCCGCGTGGGGCTGTACGAGCCACGCGGCGAATTCCAGTTGGTCGCCGAGCATATGGAGCCGGCTGGCGAAGGCGCCCTGCAACGCGAGTTTGAACAACTCAAGGCGCGCCTGGATGCGGAGGGGCTGTTCGATCCCGCCCGCAAGCGCGCCCTGCCCCGCTATGCGCGACGCATCGGCGTCATTACCTCAGCCACCGGCGCGGCTATTCGCGACGTGCTCAGCGTGATGTCCCGCCGCTGGCCGCTCGCCGACGTGGAGGTGCTGCCGGTCCCCGTGCAAGGTCGCGAGGCGCCGCCGGCGATCGTGCAGATGCTGCGCCGGGCATCGGCGAGCGGACGCTACGACGTACTGCTACTGACGCGCGGCGGCGGATCGCTGGAAGACCTCTGGGCCTTCAACGATGAGCACGTCGCCCGGGCCATCCACGCCAGCGCAGTGCCCGTGGTGTCCGCCGTGGGTCACGAAATCGACTTCAGCATTGCCGACTTCGTGGCCGACCTGCGCGCGCCCACACCATCCGCCGCCGCTGAACTGCTGGTGCCGGATGCCCATGCATTGCAACGTCACCTGCACCAGTTGCAACAACGACTGGTGACGCTGGAACAACGACGACTGCAATCGCGCAGCCAACGCGTGGACCATCTTTTCGCGCGCCTGCAAGCCCAGCGACCGCAAGCACGACTGGCCCGCGACCGCGAACGCCTGACCCACTTGCATCGGCGCCTGCTGGGCGTGCAACGCGAGCAGGCGCAGATTCGTCGAAGCCAGTTGGAGCGCACGCACGCGAAGCTTCTCGCGCAGCATCCGAAGCTACGGCTGACGCTGTTACAGCGGCGCTCGGCCGAATTGATGCAACGCCTGCGTCATGCCATCGAGCGCAAGATGGAGCGCGATCAGCTCATGCTCCGACAGACGGGGCGTGCATTGCATACCATCAGCCCACTGGCCACGCTGGAGCGCGGTTACTCCATCCTTTTCGACAAGGACGGCAAAGTGCTGCGGTCGGCCACTGGCATCAACGAAGGCACACCCGTGCGAGCACGACTCGCCGATGGCGAGCTGCCACTAGTGGTCACCAAGAAGGACGCCTAGCGTCCCGTCACGCCTCACGCGCCCTGAACGATCCATATCGCATCCTTCGCGCTTCAATGCGAGGAGCGAGGCATGAAGGCAGCGCAACTGTTCGTGAAAGCACTGGAAGCCGAAGGCGTGCACAGCATCTTCGGCGTACCCGGCGAAGAGAACCTGGATTTCGTCGAAGCATTGCGCGAATCCTCCATCCGTCTCATCGTCACCCGTCACGAGCAGGCCGCGGGCTTCATGGCCGCCACGTGGGGACGACTCACCGGCGAAGCCGGCGTTGCCCTGTCCACCCTTGGCCCCGGCGCCACCAACCTGGTGACCGCGGCAGCGTATGCACAGCTGGGCGCCATGCCCATGCTGATGATCACCGGCCAGAAGCCGATCCGTGAGCACAAGCAGGGTCTGTTCCAACTGGTCGACGTGGTCGACATGATGCAGCCGCTGACCAAGTACACGCGGCAGATCGTGTCCGCCCCGACCATTCCGGCGCGCGTGCGTGAAGCCTTTCGCCGCGCCGAAGAAGAACGCCCCGGCGCCGTACATCTGGAGCTTCCCGAAGATATCGCCCGCGACACAGTCGACGAGGCCATCCTGCTTCCCACCGAATACGCCCGCCGCCCCGCGCCCGACGATGCGGCACTGGTGCAGGCCGCCGAAGCAATCACCCGCGCGAAGCATCCCATCCTGATGATCGGCGCTGCCGCAAACCGGCAGCGGACCACCGTCGCCTTGCGCGACTTCGTCGACAAGCTGGGCATTCCGTTCTTCACCACACAGATGGGCAAGGGCGTGATCGACGAAGATCACCCGTTGTGGCTGGGCAATGCCGCGCTATCGGATGGCGACTTCGTGCATCGCGCCATCGATGCCGCCGACGTGATCATCAACGCCGGCCATGACGTGGTGGAAAAGCCGCCGTTCCTCATGCGCAAGGGCCGACGCACAGTGATCCACATCAACTTCTCCAGCGCGGAAGTGGATGCGGTGTACTTCCCGCAGATCGAAGTCGTCGGCGACATCGCCCACACCATCGAACGCCTTACCGACGCACTGCAGCCGCAGGAGCATTGGAACTTCGATTACTTCAATCGCGTGCGAAACGCTTTCCACAAACAGCTGCAGGACCACGCGCGCGACGACCGCTTCCCCATGCACCCGGTGCGCATCGTTGACGACACGCGCCGCTTTATGCCCGACGACGGCATGCTGTGTCTGGACAACGGCATGTACAAGATCTGGTACGCGCGCTATTACCGCGCACGTCAACCCAACACTATTCTGCTCGACAACGCACTGGCCACCATGGGTGCCGGCCTGCCCTCGGCCATGGCCGCAAAAATGGTGTACCCGGAGCGCAAGGTGCTCGCCATCTGCGGCGACGGCGGCTTCATGATGAACGCACAGGAGCTGGAAACCGCAGTGCGCTTGAAGCTCGACCTGGTGATTCTGCTGGTGCGCGACGATGCCTACGGAATGATCCGCTGGAAGCAGGCGGAGATGGGTTATCCCGATTACGGCATGCTGTTTGGCAACCCCGACTTTGTCCTCTTTGCCGAAGCCCACGGCGCGCATGGGCATCGCCCCGCGAGCGCCGACGAATTCCTGCCAACGCTGGAGCGCGCTTTCAACGCGGGCGGCGTGCACCTTATCGACCTTGCGATCGACTACTCGGACAATCACCGCATTCTCAACGAAGAAATCCCGCGGCTCAGTGCAGCCGTCTGAGCTAACGTGCCGGAGTCACCCATGCTTGCCAAGCGTTACCCCTATTACCTCGCCAACCAGCCGCAGACGTCCAAGGAAACGATGGACGTCCTGGACAAGTACAGCGGCAAGGTCGCCACCAAGGTGGCCGTGCCCGATGCCAAGGCCGTCGAGAAGGCCATTGCCGCCGCAGTAAAGGCGACAATCCCCATGCGCGAATTCAAGCCCTGGGCCCGACAGGAGGTATTGCAGCATTGCGTGCAACGCTTCAAAGAGCGCCGCGAGGAACTGGCCTATGCACTGTGCGTCGAAGCAGGCAAGCCGATCAAAGATTCCGACGGTGAAGTCACGCGCCTGATCGAGACCTTCTCCATTGCGGCGGAAGAAGCCGTACGCATCAACGGCGAAACGATCAATCTCGATATCGCCAAACGCCTCGACGGCTACCACGGTTACACCAAGCGCGTGCCGCTGGGCCCGGTGTCGTTCATCACACCGTTCAATTTTCCGTTGAACCTGGTGGCGCACAAGGTTGCGCCCGCTATCGCCGCCGGATGTCCGTTCGTGCTGAAGCCAGCGGAGCGCACGCCCATCGGAGCACTCATCATTGGCGAGGTGCTGGCGGAAACCGATCTGCCCAAAGGCGCGTTCTCCATCCTCAACCTGGATGGCAAGCATGCCGGCCCACTGGTGGAAGATCCGCGCTTCAAGCTGCTCTCCTTCACCGGCAGCCAGATCGGCTGGGATTTGAAGGCGCGCGCCGGCCACAAGAAGGTGACGCTGGAGCTCGGCGGCAACGCCGCGTGCATCATCGACGCCGACCAGGGGCCGCATCTCGATCATGTGATCGACCGCCTCGTATTTGGCGCGTTCTATCAATCCGGCCAGAGCTGCATCAGCGTGCAGCGCATCTACGTGCACGAATCGCTGTATGACGAACTGAAGAAGCGGCTGGTTGCGGCCGTGAAGAAGCTCAAGGCCGGCGACCCGAAGAAGAAGGACACCTTCCTCGGCCCGATGATCGACGAGGCCGCCGCCGAACGCCTGCACGGCTGGATCGAGGAAGCACGCAAGGGTGGCGGCAACGTGCTGTGCGGTGGCAAACGCAAAGCCGCCATGCTGGAAGCCACGTTGATGGAGAACGTACCCACCAGCGCCAAGGCACATCGCATGGAAGCCTTCGGCCCGTTCGCCCTGCTCACACCGTTCCGCAACTTCGACGAAGTCGTGGCCATGGTCAACGACTCCGACTATGGCCTGCAGGCCGGCATCTTCACCGACAGCCTCTCCAACGCCATGCGTGCGTGGAATGAGCTGGACCAGGGCGGCGTAGTGGTCAATGACGTGCCCAGCTTCCGTGTCGACAACATGCCCTACGGCGGCGTGAAGCTCTCCGGCATCGGCCGCGAAGGTGTGCGCTGGGCCATCGAGGACATGACCGAGCTACGTCTCATGGTGATGCGCGAGCGCTGATTTCGACAATCGACTCCATGGGAATCACCCATGGAGTCAGGCTTTCAAGTGAATCGGCTCGTCAGTCGGTCATCATGTCGGGATCACCCTCAGGCAAGATTCCGTCATGACTGGTGCGGTCACCTTGGCGAGCCACACCTCGGCCATTGAGCGTGAAGTCCGTGGACCCCGTGGTGATCGTGGCGCCGCAGCTCGTCGTATCGCCGATACGTGCGATGGCGCGGCCATCGCTGGTGGCCTCGGGGTCACCACTGGCCACTGTACCGGTGCCGTGCATAGGGCATTCGTGGCGATGGCCAACTAAAACAATGGCGCGCATGGCGTGATTCCTCTATGAAATGTGCATGTCATGTGGGGCGTAGCCCATGGTGGGTGTCACGGCGTTATCGCCAACCGCCCGGCGGAAACATGTCCTGCACGCCGTACCCTTTCATGTTGACTTCCTGCTGCATCGCCTTGGCCTTTTCCTCGTAGGAGTCGGGATCGGGCGGCTCTATCGCCAGCGTCAAAGCCTGATTGTCGCCCGTCCAAAAACGGCGATAGCGCAGGTAACCCTCTAGCAGAAGATACGGTGAGACCACCTTCGCGTGGACGGCCTGGTTCACCCTGTCCCACGGTCGGAAGCCCGCGACCGAGTCGTGCAGGTACGTGCTAAATAGCTGCGCTTCCGCATCGCTCACGGCGGGGTAAGCGCGTATGCGTTGCAGCACCTCACGCGCCTCGGGCGCCAGACGGCGCACGGTGCCCAGGTCGTTATGCACAAACATGCCCCACGGTGAGGACGCCGTGCGGGCCATTGCATACATCTGTTTCCAAATACTGTTGGTGTTATCCAGTGCCGCGATATCGTTACGCAACAGCGCGTTCGCACCCTCCAGGGCGTCGATATCTTCCGCGTTGGCACGTCGCCGCCACGGCAGTTGTGCGTACCGGTCGCGCACCTGATAACGCCACGCCAAGTAGGCCAACAGCCAATTGCCCATCTGGCGTGCCTCGCCGCTGAAGGTGCCGTGAAAGTTTTGGTAGGCCGCCTTGATCTTGTCGTGCACTAAAAAGGGGTTATAGGCGCTGGTTTGTGAAACTGCGTTACTAGTATCCATGGGTGACCCCGCCGCCTGTGCCGCTCTCAGCATGATCGACAACGACACCTGCGACAGCTTCTCGCTATCCCGTTCGTCTAAGCTGCCTTGGAGCGTGCCGCGCCCCTGGTCGTCCGGCGCGTAGCCCCCGCCCACATCCGAATGCATGCCGGGGAATGCAAACTCTTGGCAGTTGGCGGGCAGACCCCCACCGGTGCGCAACAGCTCCACCGGAAACGCGGCGCGGTTCTCATGCATGGCCGCCAAGTGCAGGCAGTTTTTCACCGCCGCCGGCATGCGCAGCCACTGCGGTTGCGCCCATGACATATGGCCGTTGGTCAGGTTATACGTGCTGGCCGGTGCATTCGGCACGCCCACGGAGGCCACCGTATCAAACAAGCCCACAAAGCGAATCGTCAACGGCAAGCCACACAGCATGCCGTTCGCGGCCAGCTCGCACAGCCATGCTACGAACACGTGCGCTTGCGCGGAGCCGCGCGAAAACCCGTACACCTCTAGCAAAATCTCTACCGGCTTGGGCCGCGGCGAGAGCGCAATCATCTGCTCGATGCGGCGCATCTGTACCTGATAGAAACTGGTCGCCCGCTCGCGGTTCGTGCTCAGGCCATCCATCAGCAAACCGCCCACCATGGAGCGCTTCACCCCCCCGAAGCGCGTCCTCGTCATCGGGGCCGGCATACGGTGACCATTCCTCGTGTACCGCCGGCCCCAACCCGGGCACGATCAATGACGGGTTGCTCGTCCGGACGTCCGCCAAGCCCGGCGACAATCCCCGGGAACCGTTGCGGCACAGCGCCTTAATGGTCTTCTCATCGAACACGGTCGCCAATTGTCCCGGCGAGGCGGCGCGCACCACCGTATTCAATAGCTGCAGCAGCGCCAGATGTATGCGCCCCTCGCCGCCCTGGCCCGCAGCGTTGCCTAACGCCGTTGCGGTGTTCTCGCCGATGGCGCGGCAGGGAGTGCCTAGCCCTTCGACATAGATACGGTAATAGCCCTGCTCGGGTTTATCGGGAAAAGCCGCGTGCAGGCGGGCCACGTTGCTTTGCTTGCGCCGAACAAGCTGTGAGCCTGCCTTGCCTCCCTCGTCGTCGTCTTTATTGTTGCCGGTGCCATCCATGAAGACAGCAATATTCAACGGCACCTCGCAGTGCTCCGTGCGTGGAATACGCGAGGGAAACACATGAACGATGCCCGGCGTCGCTCCAAGGGGATGCATGCCAATTTTCAGGTCCATTTAGGTTCCATCCTTACATCTCGTGCATATCGGGGTGAGAAAACGACTGCGGGCAATGCTGCATCGGCTGCCACACGTCCCACGGCTCTTTCTGAGGGATATCGTTATCCGGGTCGGGATAACCCGGCGGCCAGTAGCCCTTGTCGGTGGACACCACTCGCACCGACCCGTCGCGCATGAAATGCACGTACATATGCGCGGGGTAGTCGTATCGCGCGACCGGCACGTTGGCTTCGTGCCAAACCCCACCGCAGTCCCGCCAGTTGTCCTCGCTCCAGCGCACCCGCACCATTAAGCCGGGCGTCCAGTGCGCCGGCAGGAGGGCGCAGCACACGATGCTTCCCCCTTTGCCCGCCTGAAAGCCTTCCGTGCCATCGACGGTGAAATCCTGCACGCTCAGGTGATCCGGCAGATGGTCGATGCCCGTGAGCATCACCTCTTCTTTCGGCTCGGCGGGCGGCGACCACTGACACGCGGTCAAGCCCATCACCACAAGCAGGAGAAGCCCAGCCCGCGCGCAGACGCGACCGCATCGCGGCGTCGAGGCCATCAATGGCTCTTTGATACACATCACGCCACCGCGTGCTTTGCGGACCACACCCGCGCGCGCTCAAGCTGTCGATCGTCCGTACCTTGTTGCACCAGTGCGATGAACTCGCTTGAGGACAACGCCGCGCCATGCGTCCGCCACACGGCCTCATTCACGACAACTTGCAAGCCGCCGTGCTGGATGTGTTGTTCCAGCAACCAGTCATGCGCTTGCTGTGTCCATGCATGTTGTTGTCCCAGATTGCCGCGCTGGGCCAGACCTGGGCGATGGGCCAGCGTGGCGTGAAGCAATTCGTGATAGCGACTGTTGCGGAGAAAGCTGTCGAGCTGGCTCGGGGAAACGCGCAGCGGCAATGCAGATATGGCGCCGTTCGGTGGACCGGGCGGGCTGAGCTCTAAGAACGTTTTGTCCGGTGCCACGAAGGACCAGCGGACAATGGGCCCTAGCAGGCCACGACACTGTTCCGCCGTAACCACGCCAGCAAGCACTTCGAACACGCGCATATCGGCGTAGCGCAGAAAGTAGTGTCGTGGGTTGTCGTGGGTGGTTTCGAGGTAGCGAAGCTGCGACAAGTGATCGCGCAGGCTCTCTAGAGGGCCGCGATACGTGAGCAAGCTTGTCGCAAAGCGCCGGCTGTCCTCGGCGTTGATCAAGCTATTGGCGAAGGCCAGCGCCGCCGGGGTTTCCGGCAGCAGAATCGGCCCCACGCTAGCGGCGTCTTGCCCTAGGTCGCTATAAAGATAGGCGGTGTCAGCAAGCGCCAGCGTATCGAGCGTTAGGCCGTGTTGCCGTAGCAGCGCACCGTCAAGAAGGTATGCGTTATTCATACCGGCACCAGCCCGCCGCCCGACGCGGCCGCGTGTAGAAAGCATTCGAGACAGAAGTCGCCCGGTTGCGCCACATGGGGCACGCCGTGGATGCCCCACACATTGCCCTTGCCGCCCTCCCTGACGATGGGGCCCTTTAGACGAATGGCCAAGCCTTCGAGGGTGACGCCGCTGTCGTCAATGGTGATGCTGCCACCCGGGCCGCGTATCGTCGCCACTTCACCGGCTTGCAACTCATAGTGCTGGGTTTGTCGCTGGATGCTCTGCCCCGCGCTAAGCTTGTGATGACCTTGCACGCTCTGTTCAACGTGCCCGCCCACGTCACTGATATGGTTTGCGGTGGTCTGGTCGCGGCGGTTGTTACCCACCGACTCGACGCGGTCCTTCGCGACGTTGACGGTGTAATTGCGCTCGATGGTAAGGAACGCATCCTGCCCCACGGTGTGACGGCGGTCCTTGCCGATAGTGACTTGTTCGTTGTCGCCCACACTCTCCGTGCGGTCGCGACCGATGCTGATGGTTTCGTCACGCGCGACGTTTTCTTTGCGGTCGTTACCGATCTGCGTGGTTTCGTCGTTCTTGACGGTGATATTTTGGTCACGCTCCGCGTGGACTATTATTTCTTCAGCGCCGCTCTGGTCTTCGAACGCCAACTCGTTGTAGCCTTTCCCTTTGTGGGTCTGGCTTTTGATGGTCATCCGCGTCTTGTAGCGCGGTAATTCGTAGGGCGGCGGATTGGTCGCCGGGTACGTGCGGCCGATGATAATCGGCTGGTCGCAATCGCCATCGATATAGCCGACGATCACCTCCTGCCCGATGCGTGGTATCGCCATATGGCCCCACGCCACACCGGCCCAGTTCTGGCTCACGCGTACCCAGCAGGAGCTGTATTCGTCGCGATTGCCGTACTGATCCCATACAAACTGGACCCGTACGCGCCCGAATTCATCGCAAAAAATCTCTTCATTTTTTGGACCGACGACGAAGGCCATCTGCGGGCCGTCGATGTGTGGCTTGGGGATAATCGGCGGCTTCCACTCGACACGGTCGGGAATGATCTCGGCGGTGTAGCTGTAGTGGGTGCCTACCGTGGCCTCGGCGCTGTCTTCTTCCTGGCTGGTGGCTTGGGTGCCGGTGTGCACCATGAGCGTCGTGCGCCATCCGCTGTTCCACGCGTTGCGCGGATGGCCGTCCAAATCAAAGGCATACCCCGGTTGAAGTCTAGGGTCATTGCCTGAAATTTTTGCGACTTGCGCGTCCCGTCGAAGCGACAGCAGGCGTGTCTGCGTAAAAGGCTTGCCAGCCTCATCTACCTTATAACGCCCCGGCCAGTCGAAGCGCTCGTAATCCGTGGCTTGATGACTCAGGTTGTTGCCGGTGCTGGTGTGGCGCTGACCGTACTGCGGGTGTTTGAAGCTGTAATCCGCCTGACTCTGAATCGCCGTTCGTACATTTTCGGTATAACGCAGGGAATCGATACAGGGCTCGGCCTGATCGCCGCCCGGCGTGGCGTTGTAGGTGACGGGGCCACCGGGGATCACGCCGTGGGTGTAAAGCATGTCACCCTGAATCAGCTTGTGGCCTTGGGCGCTGTGCTCGAAGGCGTAGTAAAGACCTTCCTCCCCGCTGAGGCGGGCGAAGAAATCCAAGTCACTCTCCCCGGGTTGGACGCAGAACTCTCTGGGCAGGTGTTCTTTCGCAAGCGCTTGTTCGATGTCGGTGATACCGCTGCGCTTGAGCACGGTTTGCAGAATTTGCGGAACGGTTTGTTGCTGAAAGATGCGCCAATCGCTGCGAAGGCCGGCGCGTGCGAGTTGTGGCTCCACAAGGACGCGATAACGCGTCCGGCGAAAACCTGTCGTGCCCTGTTCGACGCTGGAAATGATGCCGTGGACATAACGCACGGCTTGCTCGCCGTGCCAGATCGTGAGTAAGGCAGGCTGGTCCAGCAGGCGGCCGAAGTCGAGGGCGGGGTTTTCGGAGCTGAGGTCAACGGTCAGCTTGAAGGGGGAGGACAGGGATTCCTCGAGACGAAACTCAACCACTTGAACGGCGAGGCCGCTGGATGGTTGAAAGGTGAAACGAACATCGGCACTACGGGACATCGTGGAACATCCTCCGTGGCATGCACATACGCCCGGCGTGACTGCCGGGCGCAAAGCCGGGTGACGGTAGCGATGAGACCCAGGCAACATCTATCGGATCGGTCTGAATGTTGCGAAACGTGATGCCTATCGACGTCCCAAGGTCCGGAGAAATGCACCCGCCTCGACACCTAACGCATGAAAAAACGCTCGACGCCATGGTCACGTCCGGCGCTTAGGACGGGATTTGCCATCTCGTCATTTCCCGCTACAGCGTTGAAACACATGCTTCTTTTCCTGTCATGTCTCTGTCTTGCGCGAGTGATTAGCTTGCGCAAGACCGACCATAAGGGCATGTCATGCAGACCGAAGCCGCAGTCGTCTCCACCGCAACAGCACGACCAGGAAGCGGTCGAATTTTCGCCCTGATATTCGGCGTCATCCTGCTGGTAGGCGCGGGCTATGCCGGACTGCATCTGATGCAGGATCTATCCAGCATCCACGTGCAATCCATCGCGCCCTTCGTTCTGCTGGGTGTGGCGCTGCTGATCGCCCTGGCATTCGAATTCGTCAACGGCTTCCACGACACCGCCAATGCGGTGGCGACGGTGATCTACACCAACTCGATGCCGGCCAACATGGCGGTGATCTGGTCGGGCACCTTCAACTTTCTCGGCGTGCTCACTTCATCAGGCGCGGTGGCGTTCACCGTGGTATCGCTGCTGCCGGTGGAGCTGATTCTGCAGGTTGGCGGGCAAGCGGGCTTCGCCATGGTGTTTGCCTTGTTGATCGCGGCCATTCTGTGGAATCTCGGCACCTGGTATTTCGGTCTGCCCAATTCCTCCTCGCACACGTTGATCGGTTCGATCATCGGCGTGGGTCTGGCCAACCAGCTCATCTCCACGCGCAGTGGCACCAGCGGCGTGAACTGGGACGCCGCCATGGGCGTGTTCAGGGGGCTGGTGTTCTCCCCCATTGCTGGCTTCCTGCTCGCTGGCCTGCTGATGCTGTTGCTGAAGCAACTGGTAAAGATTCCCGCCCTGTACCGCGCCCCCGAAGGCAAGACGCCGCCGCCGTGGCCCATCCGCGCCCTGCTGGTGCTCACCTGCACCGGCGTGAGCTTCAGCCACGGCTCGAACGACGGGCAGAAAGGCATGGGCCTGATCATGCTGATTCTGATCGGCACCGTGCCCACGGCGTACGCGCTGAATGGCGCGGTATCCGGCGGCGAGGTGAAGACCTTCCACCAGGTTTCCGTCGACACGCAACGCGTGCTTGGCGGCATCGCAGGCAGCGTGACGTTCGATGGTGACCCGCGCGCCATCGTTACCGCCGCCGTGCAGCAGCATACGGCGCAACCAACGACGGCACCGGCACTCGCCCAACTCATCGGGCAGATCGATCATGAAGTCGGCAACCGCCCCTCACTCAAATCCGTGCCGCCCGATCAGATGGGTAACGTGCGCAATGACATCTACCTGGCTAACGCCGCCATTCCGCTGGTGCTGGCGCAACCGGGGCTCAGCAAGGAACAGACCGCCACGCTGACCGCCTGGCGTGGCCTGGGCACTCAGGCCATCCAGTTCATTCCGCCGTGGGTGAAGGTGGCCGTCGCGCTCGCACTGGGCCTGGGCACCATGGTTGGCTGGAAGCGCATCGTGGTGACGGTAGGCGAGAAGATCGGCAAGGAGCACCTGACCTATGC
This genomic window from Dyella terrae contains:
- a CDS encoding PAAR domain-containing protein, which produces MRAIVLVGHRHECPMHGTGTVASGDPEATSDGRAIARIGDTTSCGATITTGSTDFTLNGRGVARQGDRTSHDGILPEGDPDMMTD
- a CDS encoding phospholipase effector Tle1 domain-containing protein, producing the protein MFVAWLCELAANGMLCGLPLTIRFVGLFDTVASVGVPNAPASTYNLTNGHMSWAQPQWLRMPAAVKNCLHLAAMHENRAAFPVELLRTGGGLPANCQEFAFPGMHSDVGGGYAPDDQGRGTLQGSLDERDSEKLSQVSLSIMLRAAQAAGSPMDTSNAVSQTSAYNPFLVHDKIKAAYQNFHGTFSGEARQMGNWLLAYLAWRYQVRDRYAQLPWRRRANAEDIDALEGANALLRNDIAALDNTNSIWKQMYAMARTASSPWGMFVHNDLGTVRRLAPEAREVLQRIRAYPAVSDAEAQLFSTYLHDSVAGFRPWDRVNQAVHAKVVSPYLLLEGYLRYRRFWTGDNQALTLAIEPPDPDSYEEKAKAMQQEVNMKGYGVQDMFPPGGWR
- a CDS encoding DUF2235 domain-containing protein, which produces MDLKIGMHPLGATPGIVHVFPSRIPRTEHCEVPLNIAVFMDGTGNNKDDDEGGKAGSQLVRRKQSNVARLHAAFPDKPEQGYYRIYVEGLGTPCRAIGENTATALGNAAGQGGEGRIHLALLQLLNTVVRAASPGQLATVFDEKTIKALCRNGSRGLSPGLADVRTSNPSLIVPGLGPAVHEEWSPYAGPDDEDALRGGEALHGGRFADGWPEHEPRAGDQFLSGTDAPHRADDCALAAAQAGRDFARGVRVFARLRASARVRSMAVRAGRERHAVWLAVDDSLCGLV
- a CDS encoding DUF3304 domain-containing protein, translated to MASTPRCGRVCARAGLLLLVVMGLTACQWSPPAEPKEEVMLTGIDHLPDHLSVQDFTVDGTEGFQAGKGGSIVCCALLPAHWTPGLMVRVRWSEDNWRDCGGVWHEANVPVARYDYPAHMYVHFMRDGSVRVVSTDKGYWPPGYPDPDNDIPQKEPWDVWQPMQHCPQSFSHPDMHEM
- a CDS encoding DUF4123 domain-containing protein — protein: MNNAYLLDGALLRQHGLTLDTLALADTAYLYSDLGQDAASVGPILLPETPAALAFANSLINAEDSRRFATSLLTYRGPLESLRDHLSQLRYLETTHDNPRHYFLRYADMRVFEVLAGVVTAEQCRGLLGPIVRWSFVAPDKTFLELSPPGPPNGAISALPLRVSPSQLDSFLRNSRYHELLHATLAHRPGLAQRGNLGQQHAWTQQAHDWLLEQHIQHGGLQVVVNEAVWRTHGAALSSSEFIALVQQGTDDRQLERARVWSAKHAVA
- a CDS encoding type VI secretion system Vgr family protein: MSRSADVRFTFQPSSGLAVQVVEFRLEESLSSPFKLTVDLSSENPALDFGRLLDQPALLTIWHGEQAVRYVHGIISSVEQGTTGFRRTRYRVLVEPQLARAGLRSDWRIFQQQTVPQILQTVLKRSGITDIEQALAKEHLPREFCVQPGESDLDFFARLSGEEGLYYAFEHSAQGHKLIQGDMLYTHGVIPGGPVTYNATPGGDQAEPCIDSLRYTENVRTAIQSQADYSFKHPQYGQRHTSTGNNLSHQATDYERFDWPGRYKVDEAGKPFTQTRLLSLRRDAQVAKISGNDPRLQPGYAFDLDGHPRNAWNSGWRTTLMVHTGTQATSQEEDSAEATVGTHYSYTAEIIPDRVEWKPPIIPKPHIDGPQMAFVVGPKNEEIFCDEFGRVRVQFVWDQYGNRDEYSSCWVRVSQNWAGVAWGHMAIPRIGQEVIVGYIDGDCDQPIIIGRTYPATNPPPYELPRYKTRMTIKSQTHKGKGYNELAFEDQSGAEEIIVHAERDQNITVKNDETTQIGNDRKENVARDETISIGRDRTESVGDNEQVTIGKDRRHTVGQDAFLTIERNYTVNVAKDRVESVGNNRRDQTTANHISDVGGHVEQSVQGHHKLSAGQSIQRQTQHYELQAGEVATIRGPGGSITIDDSGVTLEGLAIRLKGPIVREGGKGNVWGIHGVPHVAQPGDFCLECFLHAAASGGGLVPV